A genomic segment from Xiphophorus maculatus strain JP 163 A chromosome 6, X_maculatus-5.0-male, whole genome shotgun sequence encodes:
- the ss18 gene encoding protein SSXT isoform X3, whose translation MSVVFAPHRQRKGDITPAGIQKLLDENNQLIQCIMDFQSKGKTAECSHYQQMLHRNLVYLATIADSNQNVQSLLPAPPTQNMPMGPGGMNQSGPSPQPPHGHNMPSEGMVSGGPPAPHMQNQMNGQMPGPNHMPMQGPGPGPNQPPNMPSGSMNMPPSSHGSMGVYNHAVPSSQGIPAQSQMNMTQGQPMGSYGPRPNMNMQPSQGPMMHQQPPSQQYNMPPGGGGQHYQGQQNPMGMMGQVNQGNHVMGQRPMPPYRPPQQGNAQYGQQQEAYQQGPPQQQGYPPQQQYPGQQGYPPQQQGYGPSQSAPGQYPNYPQGQGQQYGGYRPPQPGPPQGQQQRPYGYDQGQYGNYQQ comes from the exons ATGTCGGTGGTTTTTGCACCTCACAGACAGCGAAAGGGTGACATAACACCCGCTGGAATACAAAAG TTACTTGATGAAAACAACCAGCTGATCCAGTGTATAATGGACTTCCAGAGTAAAGGCAAGACAGCCGAATGTTCTCA TTATCAACAGATGCTGCACAGAAATTTAGTGTATCTGGCTACGATAGCAGACTCCAATCAAAACGTACAGTCTCTCCTCCCTGCT CCACCTACTCAAAATATGCCCATGGGCCCTGGTGGCATGAACCAGAGCGGACCCTCTCCCCAGCCCCCTCACGGTCACAACATGCCCTCTGAGGGGATGGTTAGCGGTGGCCCTCCAGCTCCCCATATGCAGAACCAGATGAATGGACAGATGCCTG GGCCTAATCATATGCCCATGCAAGGTCCTGGTCCGGGTCCCAACCAGCCTCCAAACATGCCCAGCGGCTCGATGAACATGCCTCCCAGCAGCCATGGCTCTATGGGTGTTTACAATCACGCAGTGCCCTCCTCGCAGGGCATACCAGCTCAGAGCCAGATGAACATGACCCAGGGTCAACCAATGGGAAGCTACGGGCCTCGACCAAACATGAACATGCAACCCAGTCAAG GCCCCATGATGCATCAGCAGCCTCCATCGCAGCAGTACAACATGCCTCCTGGTGGTGGTGGACAACACTACCAAGGGCAGCAGAATCCAATGGGTATGATGGGCCAGGTCAATCAAGGGAACCATGTCATGGGACAGAGACCGATGCCACCCTACAGACCTCCGCAGCAAG GTAATGCACAGTATGGCCAGCAACAAGAAGCATACCAGCAAGGCCCGCCACAACAGCAGGGTTATCCTCCACAACAGCAGTATCCAGGTCAACAAGGCTACCCACCACAGCAGCAGGGTTATG gtCCCTCCCAGAGTGCCCCAGGACAGTATCCCAACTACCCACAAGGTCAGGGACAGCAGTACGGGGGCTACCGTCCCCCTCAGCCCGGACCCCCACAGGGCCAACAGCAGCGCCCGTACGGTTATGACCAG GGCCAGTATGGAAATTACCAGCAATGA
- the psma8 gene encoding proteasome subunit alpha type-7-like, translating into MAARYDRAITVFSPDGHLFQVEYAQEAVKKGSTAVGIRGKDIVVLGVEKKSVAKLQEERTVRKICALDEHVCMAFAGLTADARIVINRARVECQSHRLTVEDPVTVEYITRYIATLKQRYTQSNGRRPFGISALIVGFDYDGTPRLYQTDPSGTYHAWKANAIGRSAKTVREFLEKNYTDEAIAGDNEAIKLAIKALLEVVQSGGKNIELAVIRRNQPLKILESKEIETLVAEIEKEKEEEAEKKKQKKST; encoded by the exons ATGGCGGCAAGATATGACAGAGCAATTACTGTCTTTTCCCCCGACGGTCATCTCTTTCAAGTAGAGTATGCACAAGAAGCTGTAAAGAAAGGTTCCACCGCA GTTGGAATCAGAGGTAAAGATATTGTCGTTCTTGGTGTGGAGAAGAAATCCGTTGCAAAGTTGCAGGAAGAAAGAACCGTCCGCAAGATCTGTGCACTGGATGAACATGTCTGCATGGCATTTGCTG gtCTGACGGCAGATGCCCGTATTGTGATAAACAGAGCTCGGGTTGAATGCCAGAGTCACAGGCTAACAGTTGAGGATCCTGTCACAGTGGAATACATCACAAGATACATCGCTACTCTGAAACAG CGTTATACTCAAAGCAACGGACGCAGGCCGTTTGGAATCTCTGCATTAATTGTTGGCTTTGACTACGATGGAACTCCAAGGCTGTATCAGACAGACCCATCGGGGACCTACCATGCTTGGAAG gCAAATGCAATCGGCCGCAGCGCGAAAACAGTGAGGGAGTTTTTGGAGAAGAATTACACAGATGAAGCCATCGCTGGGGACAATGAGGCCATCAAGTTGGCTATCAAAGCTTTGCTTGAG GTTGTCCAGTCAGGAGGAAAGAATATCGAACTTGCTGTTATTAGACGAAATCAGCCACTCAAG ATCTTGGAATCCAAGGAAATTGAGACCCTGGTGGCAGAGAtagagaaggaaaaagaagaggaggcagagaagaaaaagcagaaaaaatccACTTAA
- the ss18 gene encoding protein SSXT isoform X1 yields the protein MSVVFAPHRQRKGDITPAGIQKLLDENNQLIQCIMDFQSKGKTAECSHYQQMLHRNLVYLATIADSNQNVQSLLPAPPTQNMPMGPGGMNQSGPSPQPPHGHNMPSEGMVSGGPPAPHMQNQMNGQMPGPNHMPMQGPGPGPNQPPNMPSGSMNMPPSSHGSMGVYNHAVPSSQGIPAQSQMNMTQGQPMGSYGPRPNMNMQPSQGPMMHQQPPSQQYNMPPGGGGQHYQGQQNPMGMMGQVNQGNHVMGQRPMPPYRPPQQGPPQQYPGQEDYYGDQYSHAGQGASEGNAQYGQQQEAYQQGPPQQQGYPPQQQYPGQQGYPPQQQGYGPSQSAPGQYPNYPQGQGQQYGGYRPPQPGPPQGQQQRPYGYDQGQYGNYQQ from the exons ATGTCGGTGGTTTTTGCACCTCACAGACAGCGAAAGGGTGACATAACACCCGCTGGAATACAAAAG TTACTTGATGAAAACAACCAGCTGATCCAGTGTATAATGGACTTCCAGAGTAAAGGCAAGACAGCCGAATGTTCTCA TTATCAACAGATGCTGCACAGAAATTTAGTGTATCTGGCTACGATAGCAGACTCCAATCAAAACGTACAGTCTCTCCTCCCTGCT CCACCTACTCAAAATATGCCCATGGGCCCTGGTGGCATGAACCAGAGCGGACCCTCTCCCCAGCCCCCTCACGGTCACAACATGCCCTCTGAGGGGATGGTTAGCGGTGGCCCTCCAGCTCCCCATATGCAGAACCAGATGAATGGACAGATGCCTG GGCCTAATCATATGCCCATGCAAGGTCCTGGTCCGGGTCCCAACCAGCCTCCAAACATGCCCAGCGGCTCGATGAACATGCCTCCCAGCAGCCATGGCTCTATGGGTGTTTACAATCACGCAGTGCCCTCCTCGCAGGGCATACCAGCTCAGAGCCAGATGAACATGACCCAGGGTCAACCAATGGGAAGCTACGGGCCTCGACCAAACATGAACATGCAACCCAGTCAAG GCCCCATGATGCATCAGCAGCCTCCATCGCAGCAGTACAACATGCCTCCTGGTGGTGGTGGACAACACTACCAAGGGCAGCAGAATCCAATGGGTATGATGGGCCAGGTCAATCAAGGGAACCATGTCATGGGACAGAGACCGATGCCACCCTACAGACCTCCGCAGCAAG GACCCCCCCAGCAGTACCCAGGGCAGGAAGACTACTATGGGGACCAGTACAGTCACGCAGGACAGGGAGCCTCAGAAG GTAATGCACAGTATGGCCAGCAACAAGAAGCATACCAGCAAGGCCCGCCACAACAGCAGGGTTATCCTCCACAACAGCAGTATCCAGGTCAACAAGGCTACCCACCACAGCAGCAGGGTTATG gtCCCTCCCAGAGTGCCCCAGGACAGTATCCCAACTACCCACAAGGTCAGGGACAGCAGTACGGGGGCTACCGTCCCCCTCAGCCCGGACCCCCACAGGGCCAACAGCAGCGCCCGTACGGTTATGACCAG GGCCAGTATGGAAATTACCAGCAATGA
- the ss18 gene encoding protein SSXT isoform X2, producing the protein MSVVFAPHRQRKGDITPAGIQKLLDENNQLIQCIMDFQSKGKTAECSHYQQMLHRNLVYLATIADSNQNVQSLLPAPPTQNMPMGPGGMNQSGPSPQPPHGHNMPSEGMVSGGPPAPHMQNQMNGQMPGPNHMPMQGPGPGPNQPPNMPSGSMNMPPSSHGSMGVYNHAVPSSQGIPAQSQMNMTQGQPMGSYGPRPNMNMQPSQGPMMHQQPPSQQYNMPPGGGGQHYQGQQNPMGMMGQVNQGNHVMGQRPMPPYRPPQQGPPQQYPGQEDYYGDQYSHAGQGASEGNAQYGQQQEAYQQGPPQQQGYPPQQQYPGQQGYPPQQQGYGPSQSAPGQYPNYPQGQGQQYGGYRPPQPGPPQGQQQRPYGYDQGHMRK; encoded by the exons ATGTCGGTGGTTTTTGCACCTCACAGACAGCGAAAGGGTGACATAACACCCGCTGGAATACAAAAG TTACTTGATGAAAACAACCAGCTGATCCAGTGTATAATGGACTTCCAGAGTAAAGGCAAGACAGCCGAATGTTCTCA TTATCAACAGATGCTGCACAGAAATTTAGTGTATCTGGCTACGATAGCAGACTCCAATCAAAACGTACAGTCTCTCCTCCCTGCT CCACCTACTCAAAATATGCCCATGGGCCCTGGTGGCATGAACCAGAGCGGACCCTCTCCCCAGCCCCCTCACGGTCACAACATGCCCTCTGAGGGGATGGTTAGCGGTGGCCCTCCAGCTCCCCATATGCAGAACCAGATGAATGGACAGATGCCTG GGCCTAATCATATGCCCATGCAAGGTCCTGGTCCGGGTCCCAACCAGCCTCCAAACATGCCCAGCGGCTCGATGAACATGCCTCCCAGCAGCCATGGCTCTATGGGTGTTTACAATCACGCAGTGCCCTCCTCGCAGGGCATACCAGCTCAGAGCCAGATGAACATGACCCAGGGTCAACCAATGGGAAGCTACGGGCCTCGACCAAACATGAACATGCAACCCAGTCAAG GCCCCATGATGCATCAGCAGCCTCCATCGCAGCAGTACAACATGCCTCCTGGTGGTGGTGGACAACACTACCAAGGGCAGCAGAATCCAATGGGTATGATGGGCCAGGTCAATCAAGGGAACCATGTCATGGGACAGAGACCGATGCCACCCTACAGACCTCCGCAGCAAG GACCCCCCCAGCAGTACCCAGGGCAGGAAGACTACTATGGGGACCAGTACAGTCACGCAGGACAGGGAGCCTCAGAAG GTAATGCACAGTATGGCCAGCAACAAGAAGCATACCAGCAAGGCCCGCCACAACAGCAGGGTTATCCTCCACAACAGCAGTATCCAGGTCAACAAGGCTACCCACCACAGCAGCAGGGTTATG gtCCCTCCCAGAGTGCCCCAGGACAGTATCCCAACTACCCACAAGGTCAGGGACAGCAGTACGGGGGCTACCGTCCCCCTCAGCCCGGACCCCCACAGGGCCAACAGCAGCGCCCGTACGGTTATGACCAG GGGCACATGAGGAAATAA